In the Pelmatolapia mariae isolate MD_Pm_ZW linkage group LG10_11, Pm_UMD_F_2, whole genome shotgun sequence genome, CAGTCTAACCATTTTCCTTAGGCCTCTgatatcaacaaggcatttatTGAAGGGGTAGATCAGCATTTTCTGAAACACTGCCATCAACCAACCACACCATTTTCAAATGTACTTAAATCAACTTTCTTCTCTATTCTGATGCTCTGTTTTATCTTCATCAGGTGGTCTTGACTATGTGTTAATTAACTGCTAAAAAATTTAATAAGAGTACAGCATAAAGTCAATTAAACTTCTGGGGTATTGATATGGccagttaagtagcagaggttgttgttaatcagtttcagctgctttagtATTAATGACATTAACAGCAGCTTTACTAGAGgagcaacaatgagacaacacCCAAATCAGGAGGGGTTTTACAGGTGGAGGACACTGACATCTTTTTCCTCTTTAGCTTTTCTGAccattttttctttcacaaGTTTTGCATTTAGTTAGGGTTagtgtcactactggtagcatgaggCGATACCTCGACCCTACAGATGTTGTACAGATTGGCACATCAATACCTAGAAGAGGTATATCTAGAAGAGCTGGACACGGCCGTAGAAGGTCCTTAACCCATCGCCAGGACCGGCATCTGCTCTTTCTTGTGCTAGGAGaaacaggatgagcactgccagagtCCTACAAAATGATCTCCAGCGGGCCACTGATGTGAATGTCTCTGATTAATCAATCTGATCAATACAACCAGAAACAGAATTCATGAGAGTGGCCTAAAGGCCTGACTCATCTAGTGGCCTCTGAATCAAAACCTGAATGTTTGACCAGAATCTCCTCACCTGATGCTAGATGATCCAGGTGGTTGTGAAtgttttagaaaaagaaaacgcccagtttattttgttttgattttgtcaAAATCTTCTTTTCTCTATGACTTGTTACCACTGATCTGCAGCAAGTCAAAACATCCCAACATCGTGAGGCTTCTGGGCAAAATAACTCTTAAAGATGGAAAATGGATCATTCCACTAGAGTTTGTCTTCGGAGAGGACTTGGAGACCACCATCTTCAAGGCGTCAAAGTCTAAAATATCGGTGAGGTTActagaaaaaagacaaaagaaatgaaagtTGAAATTAAGAAAATTGTTTGCATGGTTTGCAGGTCACCACTGCCCTTTGACTCACTCCTttgctttgctgtgtgttttgtgtatgaTATAAACCCAATTTTTAAGAACAATTGCTGTTGTAATATTACCTATTATCTTCTGTTGTGTagcattttatgtattttagcATGCACTTGCCtaatttatttcacactttaatAAGTAGTTTAAAGATTTCCAACCCAGGTAAGCATAAAAGTCAGTGTGACCCTGGTCGTCCTAAAATTGgtctcatatttatttttaccacacAGTTGACTCCAGCTAATAAAGGCACAATCATTGTCGGCATGTGTGAAGGGCTGCTTCATCTGCACTCCAGAGACATTGTCCATCAAGACCTCAAGCCTGAAAACATTATGGTGAGTGGAAATTGAGATTTTTTATGACaatgtttctttttaacatgCAGATTTGAGCATATGGCGACTCTGAATAAGTCTTATCCCTCTGCTAGATAAAGAagtttttgtcatttgtttgttttttcttttttatttgcaaTGTCAAAGTCAACTTACGCAAGCTTTGGTTGCCTCAGAGATTAAGTAATGTAGGGCAAAGCACATGCATCTGTCACAGTGAAACTACGAATGGCTCGTTAAATCAGTTACGCATATACTTGTCTTAAAACTTTAAAGACATACGTGTGGCTGGTATCATAAAACTGATAATGGCAAAAAAACACTATCCCATATTCTTTGTCACTTTTCAAAATCACAAGATTATAAAATGCtttattggagattatgtatctgaatttcaggagcgggaccacgcctctaaacacgctccttccggttgccatctatataggttccccccagatctgcaaactgttcattctcgtttacgtgccccaccctccctccctccttgttcttaattctttaacttcttcacttctatttagtacatggggatctgcgaggcccgggagccgtcgccagtccccttcgaggccttccccaaatcgcagctcaattcatttccaagcattcacctttacctactaaaacgctgtcaatcctaaaatgaggacgtgggcccagctagtgaaacaacaaaacaagcatCTGAAAAGACAGTCCGCGAAAGATCAACAGAACcagacaaaaataataaaaaaatcaataaatagaAAAGCTGGCAATTCTGTGCAGACTCTGCAGCTGGTTGTACATTATCCACCTTATAAAGCTGTATGAGGTGTAATTTTTTCAGTcaatatttaatgtttgctgAACAATGTTTGTTCTTTAGGTGGAGCATAACACGAACAGAGCGGTAATTATTGATCTGGGACTGGCCAAGTTCTTCAGACGTGGTCTAAACTCTGCAGTGGACATGGGGAACGAGGCTTACTCGGCTCCTGAGGTGCTGCAGAGGGGTAGCCAGAGAGATCAGCGTTCAGACGTCTGGGCCATGGGAAAAATCATAGCTGAGCTCTGTGCCCGGATTCGTCTGTACACACCCAGCGTCTGTCCTGACAAAATCAAGGAGGTTTTAAAGGACCAACCATACTGCCCTGCTGTGTGTAGGATGGTGGAGCAGAACCCATCTCTGAGGGCCTCCATGGGCGGGGTCATTAGTGATATTCGAAGAGCTGCAGGAGTGGGCATTGTCACCAACACACCCATTCAAAAAGAGCATCTTAAACCACCTACACCTCACATTAATGCCAGAAACCAGTCTCCATCACCTCTGAATAGAGATGCGCATCTGCCAATCAGGGACCCGTCACCAATCAATCGAGCTGCATCTCCGCTAATCAGGGACTTATCACCGATAAACCGAGGTGTTTCTCCACTTAACAGGGATCCATCACCGTTAAACAAGTTTGACATACATCAGTCACCTATGAATAAGCCTACAGGGCGAATATTTGAACGTTCTCCTAGACCAGAGATAAAACCTTTGCCTCGAACTGAAGTGCACCTTCCTCCTTCCCCCCAGAGGCTAGAGGACAAGCACAAAAATCACAATCTGGCGCCGAAAGGTGGATCAGATCTCACACAGGACCTTGTGAAAATGAAGTTGTTACAAGAAGCTGCCAAGGATCTTCCCTGCAACCTGCCGACGACGGGAAGGGTGGTAGTGCGGCGTTTTGAGGAGAAAAACGGGGAAATGGGTTCATGGGAGCAAACCGAGG is a window encoding:
- the zmp:0000000881 gene encoding glycogen synthase kinase-3, translating into MAYSTSTLAEGCFGKVYKEKYNDTWAAIKKVPQHLISWKDLERESEVYNKSKHPNIVRLLGKITLKDGKWIIPLEFVFGEDLETTIFKASKSKISLTPANKGTIIVGMCEGLLHLHSRDIVHQDLKPENIMVEHNTNRAVIIDLGLAKFFRRGLNSAVDMGNEAYSAPEVLQRGSQRDQRSDVWAMGKIIAELCARIRLYTPSVCPDKIKEVLKDQPYCPAVCRMVEQNPSLRASMGGVISDIRRAAGVGIVTNTPIQKEHLKPPTPHINARNQSPSPLNRDAHLPIRDPSPINRAASPLIRDLSPINRGVSPLNRDPSPLNKFDIHQSPMNKPTGRIFERSPRPEIKPLPRTEVHLPPSPQRLEDKHKNHNLAPKGGSDLTQDLVKMKLLQEAAKDLPCNLPTTGRVVVRRFEEKNGEMGSWEQTEVVTRDGKIVKFDDVKFNSK